A segment of the Rhodospirillaceae bacterium genome:
CCTGCTCAATCAGGCAGTGCAGAATATCATCAAGTTCAGCATAATCCGGCAAAGTGTCTTGGTCCGTCTGATCCGGCTTTAATTCTGCGGACGGCGGTTTGGTAATAATCCGCATCGGCATGACCGGCCCGTCAGGCCCTAACACACCACCTGGTTTGTTTTCGTTACGCCATCGAGATAATTCAAATACCGTGGTCTTATAAACATCTTTCAACACCGAATACCCGCCACACATATCGCCATAAAGCGTTGCATACCCAACCGACATTTCAGATTTATTGCCGGTCGACAGTACCATGTAGCCAAGTTTATTGCTGATCGCCATGAGTGTAATGCCCCGCGACCGAGCTTGGATGTTTTCTTCTGTCGTATCGGTTTCAGTACCCTCGAATGTTCCCGACAGCATTTCCTCAAACGCTTTCATTGCGGGTCCGATCCCAATGCTGTCCAGTCGCGCTCCCAACATGCCACATGCGGCGGCGGCATCTTCCAGGCTGTCATTTGACGTATAAGGCGACGGCATCATCACACAATGAACGGCATCTGGCCCCAAGGCATCAACAGCGACCGCAGCACTCAGCGCACTATCAATGCCGCCCGACATGCCGATCAATACCCCTGGGAAATGGCTTTTCTGGACATAATCACGCAGCCCCTGCACCAAAGTTCGGTAGATCGCTTCCATTTGACCCGGCCGATCCGCGATAGGACCTTTCTCGCAGGTCCATTTTCCTGTCGGGCCTTTGTGCCATTCGGTCACCACCGTTTGGCTTTCCCATTGCCCCAACTGCGCCCGCACTTCACCTTCCGCGCTTAGGACGAAGGAGTCGCCGTCAAACACCAGTTCATCCTGCCCGCCAATAAGATTGACGTAAATTAGCGGCAGCGCGGATTCCAAGGTGCGCGCCGTCGCCAGGTTCAAGCGCGTGTCGGTCTTTTCGACCTCAAAGGGTGA
Coding sequences within it:
- a CDS encoding NAD+ synthase, which produces MTESLNIALAQINPRVGDVDGNIDLIRKARAKAAADGCDLIVTGELVVSGYPPEDLVLKPAFQDHVEATVKALAKETNDGGPALLIGAPWRQNGDLYNAALLLDEGRVSSLMLKHVLPNYGVFDEMRVFTAGPAPGPLMFRDVALGVMICEDMWTPDVTECLDETGADILVVLNGSPFEVEKTDTRLNLATARTLESALPLIYVNLIGGQDELVFDGDSFVLSAEGEVRAQLGQWESQTVVTEWHKGPTGKWTCEKGPIADRPGQMEAIYRTLVQGLRDYVQKSHFPGVLIGMSGGIDSALSAAVAVDALGPDAVHCVMMPSPYTSNDSLEDAAAACGMLGARLDSIGIGPAMKAFEEMLSGTFEGTETDTTEENIQARSRGITLMAISNKLGYMVLSTGNKSEMSVGYATLYGDMCGGYSVLKDVYKTTVFELSRWRNENKPGGVLGPDGPVMPMRIITKPPSAELKPDQTDQDTLPDYAELDDILHCLIEQEMSRHDIAARGHDMAIVQKIWRMLDRAEYKRRQAPPGVKISDRAFGRDRRYPITNAFTGQ